The Vespula pensylvanica isolate Volc-1 chromosome 3, ASM1446617v1, whole genome shotgun sequence nucleotide sequence aaagaaagagtataataaaatgttatctcatcgataattttatcctATTTCGAagtattatattgtttaacaACTGAAACACGAACGAACATTTTCTTATAGAGCTTCCTACGAGGTATACctatacattaattttttatcacctATGTATACTGAAAATAGACTCTTGACATTCCGCGTTACGTGACATTTAAactcctttatctttttctctcccataGTGACCCGatgtttttaattacttatatttaGCATAAAATATGGCGAATCCTaactaatttataaaaagaactctcgaaatttttctatggaaaaataattgtaatccATTTCTTATAGATGCTTAATAGTTGGGCGTGTTTATTGATACTATGTACCCTAATTGCGCTGAGCGTTTCCTTGCCGACAAGCTTGAAAGGAGATACGAAGAAAACGGATCAAATAACGAGAACAAAACGTGAGGAACATGATCATCCTATCGAATCGATCAAAAAGTATCACATACactctctttaaaaaatagtaattattcTGTAAACTTTTATCCGCAGCGAAACGTGCTCAGGAAACGTTGATGTTCGGCAATCAACAAAATCGACAACCTGAGAATAGAGGCAATCCGTATATTTCAAGCgcagaaaaaagtaaagaacgTTAATAAAGCTTTGTTAAGCGTagttaaataaatcgtatcgaGGACGTACATGAAACTTTGTATTTTTAGGGGCATTAAACGTGGCAGGGTTAGATGCTTTAAAGGCATCCCTCACAAAAGAGAACAAGTTCCCCAATCCAAAATCTCCGAGAAATTCTTTGGACGAGCGCGAAGTATACAATCcgtacgataaaaattacgaGTAAGTTCAGGATTAATAATCGAACTTCCTAGATTTGAAATATTGATGTCTCTGACTCTATTTTAATCTCTGTAGTATCTACATTCTCGATTGACAGcctgttttaatatttctacacAGATATGGAAAGGTCATCGTAACTGAAGAAGGTGATGAAATGCCGCATGTATGGGACGTAGCACCTTATTCTCGTTATTATATGAGCGACGATCGGCGAAAACGATCAGAAAAATCAATCCCAAGTATTCGTACGACTACTATTTCACCAACGAGTACGGGATATCATATGGCATATCAAACGCAAAACTCTCCGATTCAGGCAAAGAAAAGGTGAGTGAGAAAGTCATtgtcattatcgttatcattggCATTATCGTAAGTtcgaattacttttcttttgatgACGTCGCACCTGTGGAATGGAAATCCCAGGGAAACTAAATCGAGCAAAGCATACCCTGAACTACCCTTCACCACCCGTTCATTCCTCTCCCGAAGCTATCTCCCCTTTTCTTCGGCACTTCTTCTCAATGGGGACGAGAGGGTCGACTAGAGGGTCGACTAGAGGGTCGACGAGAGGGCTGACGGGAGGGCGTTGCCCTCGGTAGGAACGGCGGTCGGCTTGACGACCGAGTCGTATTGAACAACTCGGAGATGTGCCGATCAGTAACCTATCCTTTGCCGAGTATCTTTCGAAGCTGAtcttatgaaagaaattttttttccgtttacAAAACACAGACTCGCGTTCATTTAGATTGATATTTATTCAAGGGgatgtttctatatatatatatatatatatatatatatatatatatgtatatatgtatatacctgtTTTACACTTTCTACGTCAgcgttctatttttatcttaaaaagCTATGCGCGACGAACATTTTGTTCGAATAAATGTCGATTAAATGTCATAGGTCGTAGAGTGAGTAATcaatattagtaatataattaatgataatatcgtttttctcCTGTCGTCaacgataatattttgatcgagaagagaaatagagaccCTCTCGTTCGGAATAGAAAATCGCTCGAGTCACCCTGTATAGCTCGCTGAAACTCTCTTagaccctttctctcttcgttttcctcCCTCTACGTATTACGTACTCAGACGTAACGCGCACACTCTCTCACAAGTACGTAGATGAAATTTGCCGCAGACTATGGATCGTTCGATACTAGTGACGCAAAAGAGGTAGGAGCTGGTAGTGGGATTGAACGGTAAGGGGGGAGAGAGGGTGTTTTCTAGAGTAGTGTGGCCGTACGAAAAGCTGAATGGAACCAACCAGGAAAACTAGGTCACGGTATTACTGCCATTTGCTATATAGTCAGACAATCAGCTGACATCACACTCAAACCCTTTTAAAGTATTTCCTTCCTCGTTGCATTGTGAAAAGCTTCTTTGGTACGAACGAAAGATAGAATACCTAGTGAATCTTTTTAAGTGAAAATTATCGGGTTAGTAGTAAAGGTTGTTACTAGTCAAacataaacgataataaaaaaagaatgtatcgattatttaaatccGATGAATCGTTAGAAAACCAATAAAtgtaacaaataaaagaaaattttttcttcgtccggATAATCTTTCCACTCATTTTGTCAAAGCACGAAGCAAGCGGAAGAAGTATTAGCGTTATGATACTTATGCTATGACGCAGTACAACATTCAATAGCGATATAGATTTTATGaacaaatgataaattatcgaaggatttagattcaaaagaaaaaagtaatatttttaaggaaagaagattcctttttgttcgttttcgttttaataCGATTTTCGAGGATGAAAGTAATCTTGTAGTTTAAAAACATCCGAACAACTCAAATTTATGAGTTTTGTTATACGATCCTTTTAGCATTCCTATCTATGCTGAACCACGTTATAAACGTGAAGTGGATATTCACCCTGAACCTGCATGGACTCTTTTATCAATGTGGGAGAATGGACATCGCAACAGGTTACGATCCattacgtacttatatacgcGTATTTTGGTTGATAGCTTTGAATTTGCTTTGATGTAAATTATCGGCTTTcctattatttaatttataaatcgttaCGAATTTGTACAGATATGCGAACGAGGAATACGATAACGAAGAGGACACTGATccgatggaagaagaagatcctAGAAATGGTAAAAATCTTATAAGAATTTTCAATTCGTTGATCGATTGAAATTTGaataactttattaatttatcgataaataaattttaacagCTCTCGCTTGGATGAATGTTCCTGGATATTCCTCGTATCGGTACGGTACAGATACCCTCTCACCTTCTGATATCGGTATCGTGCATACTCATCCGTCTGGTTATTACGAGCAATATGAAAATCAATACGGCCAACAATTAGATAATGGTGCGCATCCTTATGCCAATCAGTATGGCACTCTTTATTCCCAAGACTCGTATTATCCCAcggagagaaaatatatggtTGCGAAGAAACGAGCACCGGTGAGAcgcgataatattaaaaatatttaataagattaaatacttttgcttcattttttcttttttttttgttgaactCTATAACGTAgacaaagatgaaaataatacagTAATACGAAGAGACTTAAAAAGACagtttgttaaaattattttatagtcaTTGACTTATTCTTTTCAGAGTTACGATCCATACGTTAACATCGTTCCATTACAAATGGGTATCCAACCACGTGGTTATCCTCCTTATCCGCATCATAtggtttattaatttattagcataaattaatcatacttgaaaaattttctattttatcaggaatgttggaaaaagaaaaagaaagttaacaGAACTGTTGCGTGCAAGCTCTTTCATTCGGGCATATTGTACGACACGTTTCTTATAAACATTTCTCTTTAACTATGTAATCCTTTATCGTGAATGAGAAAGTATCCGAGAGTCAAAGActattcattttcaaaaacACGGTGCTGGAAAAGACTTCTTTCAATTTGCAAGAATTtgctgaaataaaaataccatGGTTCCTTTAATAAATCATGTTTGCGCGTATATACTCACGCATAGATagaaatgtatgtacgtatgaattttctatacgctcttatttcattttgttgttgttttctttatttttttttttttttgtaatttcatcAATACATTTGTTAACAAttgatcttattatttttgtttactttctcaattaatcaaaattatgcgttatattattaatcgagagtttaataattatattatacgttatGTTAaagttttattcaaaaatgttCACTTTAGTCCTCGTTTCTTAATTCCAATTTCGATGTTTATATGAAGAAAAGACTGGTATTACTTGCATGATATACAAATGTGATCGTAGTTAGAAAGTTTTACTTGCCTAAGCACAtacgagtaaaataaaagaagaatgaaaaagatattttttttcagcaCATTCTTgcaatttgttatttaaaattaataaacttctTTCAAGTTCTCTTTATCCAATTCCCATTGTTATAATACGATCGACGAATgaacaattataaaatgaaaggaatttatttttgaattgttTTCGTAATCAGCCGAATTATGATTATAACAAAACTATTACATTTATaacattaacaaaatatatgaacTTAAATTCAGATCAGAAGAACCTCTTTGCATAGCGAAGACGACAATGATTgcaattcaaaaatatttcatgcaTACATTTGACATAAAACGTCAATATATCCTTTATTGAATTGATACTCGTCGATTGACGcacaatttcaaagaaatcatTATGTATTTCGCATACTCTACAATAATGCGACATATCATcctatttattaaaaaaaaaaaaagaatgcagATTAAtcgaaggaaatatttattgaagtttcttaaaagcaaaaatataaataaaaaatatatattggaaAGACGTCGTTGTACGAATGCAATAATCACAAGATCTTATGTTAATTATGTTAAATCACcaactattatatttatcgactAATTTAAGAGAAAGCGATAGCGAAATATTAAGTGTCCATAGGGATAAGACCGAGCAgtgtttgaaaatattttttctctatatgaAAATACAACTCACATGGCCTTCCATAATAATGTATACTCTGAGGAGACTGAATAATCGCTTTCTCGTTGGCCCGTTTCAATACAAGAAAGAActtaattagttaattaattaaagcgaTGACTCGAAATACAATAGCGCTGACTGACGAGAAACCATAGCTTTTAATGCTTTCGGTAATCGTTTAGTATACTTACGATTAGATTTATTTAGAATAAGTAGATATgattatgaagaaaaataattcagtATTGCcaagtaattaatattaaatagaaaagtgtttattagtataaattaaatgaaaaaaaaaattgatcaacTGGATTTGttatcttctacttttttactaatattttacaaaactaCAGTAAAGGATATTAATTATGACAAAAGAACAAAAGTATCAGAAAGTTACTTGACtgtcgttaattattttttttctttctcgaaagcGGATTGAGATTTGaatatggaaaagaaattgcGATCTTCACATGCTTTCTCTTAGATAACTccttaattttataatcttatcattgaatataaattCGCTTAATACGATACGTAACTTTATCATCGGCAATCATGTTACTATCTTAATATATCGTCTCTCGTCTATTTTGATGTTGTGCAAAATAATACAGATTACTTCAATGTGAAACCaaatcttgtttttcttaatgtataatatattttcgatataaacaaaaatgaaaatacttgcacataagaatgaaatattataaactttatattttcttctgtatTAGATGAATAACTAATCGTGATTATGATAAGTATTACtgattattctatattttataagttgataaatatcataataCAATATGcgagtaaataattatatatttaaattaaatgtgtaaaatgtttttctttttttttaatgctgGAACTGGAATCATAAAGATatgttttctaaaaaaaagatataaaagattcTACTGATTgtaactttaattaaaatcatataataatacatctaCAATATCTCGTTGTGCGCATATCTGTACTTTGTTGACATCAGATAATGATCTTACATCCTTTAACGAACATCCTTAAACTAATATTacaatcgttttaattatgCAAAacattatattcaatatttaaaaaaatacaatgaataATTACACGGAATTCGtagcatttatatttatatttttattacctaTATCTTTTAGTTTAAATGTTCTGTTTTCTTCTATAAATTCTTTAGACATAGGATTATAATGACATAGAATCATTGATCTTATCAATCATAGGATCATTATaatgttatctttttattttattaattattatgactATTAATCACTCTtggttttataataatttatttatagttttataacAATTCTTGAACGATAATGACGAACAaggtttcattttaaaaatgaagaatcaAGTAAGGACATAGTTTTTCTAAACTttaaaaaagctttattttctttgaaaaaaatcgtgtaAAAAATGGTGTTCCTAATagtttattcataaaaataaagtttcttaACAAATTTGGAAaagattctaataataatggaGAAAGATTCTAACTTCctatgtaaaaattttaatccatCGATGATAAATCGAGCATGGAAAAAAACTGAAAACTCGGAACGAATGGCTTGAAGATCATTCCACTCAAGCAAAATCAAAGTACCTAAATtgatcgaaatattaaaaccATGTtcctcttgaaaaaaaatattccgcTCAAGAGCCTCTTTCAAGTGTTCACACCTAAGGACCccatctaaaagaaaaaaatgtttaaacaattataaaattactgaaaatattaattttttgatctaagacagaaaagagagagcttCGATGTTTCCTCGtcggaatgagaaagaaaactggatcgataaatatcaaaattgtttaatttgcTTATGTTGATATTAAATGTATTCTATGACGTGGAGATCAAAATTTAcccgtttaaatattaaattgaaattattttatattaaactattattaacttatactattgtttaaatattagtttgtTGTACTCCATATACATTAtcgtttaatatcgtttaaataattatatagttatcgaagatattaattatttaatctcaGACATTTGAAAGGAGAGAGCTTCGGTacttatttattgaaataaaaaagaagattggaTCGATAAATGTTAAAATCGGTCGAATGTttgctttattatttatactcaCCGAAGAAATTGCATATACTACGAAAAATAGATAGTGAACAGCCTTaaggataattaatatttcctactttatcgatagataaaataaaatggaattaTGAACAAGTGCCATCTGAcggaatgaaataatattgaatgcGTTGATAAcaaaagattgaaaattaataatttagaaatttatttaactagttaatttatttcaaattgttataatcatatcataattatttgtaattacaatattcatatataataaattatcgtaaATTGCAATCAATATAACTATTGTATTGTTTTGATTGAAATGTAATAAGTAATTGGTACACCTCATGTCAAGTACAATTTTGGTTGTCATCCCTGatcataatattctttttaatcactGAAGAATAGGTAATTGCGAATCACGACAAATAGACTTTGATATCGATCTATCATTGTAGTGATAAATTGatgcaaaataatttctctatttAAAAAGCGTGTTAAGGTCGAGATGTCATGTAATTCGGCTTATCGTATTCGTTCTGACACAGTTGGCTTAgtgaatatgtatttttttttatcgtagtGGCTTTGTACAGGTGGGCGATTAACGCATTAAGTTAGACATTTTTGACAAGTACTTTGTTAATTGTGTTTTCAAACATTGCACGCTTATTGTGTGCGAGAAACGATCGTTAATGTGCAATATggaaaatatgaatgaatattaaatgttttccAACTTTCGAAgtgtataaatttttctttagaaatgaGTTGGTTACGAAATAGTCCATTGAGGACAAGTTTTACCAAACAACGATCTAGAGATTCACCACCAAAAGATGCTGATCCATCAGCATGCTACGATAGTTTCTGCAAGCATTGGCAACAAGCTTATGAGATCATTTTACATACTATTGTAAGctacataaaaaattagatatagtactaaaaaatatatactacatacacaaactttaataaatgtataatatattaaatttatcacgCTTAATCATCTAATTGTACCTTTATAGCCACCAAAGGGAATACCTAGTCAAGATGATGTTCTTGGTGTTGTTAATCATATTGACCAGATGGTAACTCTTCTAGTATTAGAACTTAGAGAGTCTACGTCTTCCAAGCATTACCGTCAAAATTCTAGTGCAACACATTCTCCGTGTCTAGAGTACTTATTAAGCGAGAATTtacttgtaaaattatatgaatggAGTGTACATACTGGaaggtaaatattttaactagttttgtaatatatattattgaaatattagtGAAAGTATTATAAgtatttcttattgtttttattaaatataattttactttcagATTTAATAATGCTGTTCGTTTAGAACAACTTAAACTTTATGAATTATTAGTATCGTACAGTGGCACATTGCTTGCACATGAACCAGTAACAAGGCCGTTGTTAAGATTATTAGAAGAATGTGCTAATGATATTATGCCTTTggaagtagagaaaaaattggttgttttattaaatcaattatgTGTAGCTTTAATGCAAAATATGGCTTTActggatttattttttcattcgacatCAACTGGGAAAAATaagttaatagaaaaattatttattttataactgtATGTAAAGCTATTATACTTCATGCTAATACGTTCCGTATCAATTTTCaggtttattatttttacgttattGATACCTCACGTTCATAGAGAAGGAGGTATTGGACAACAATCCCGAGATGCCATGTTGTTATGTATGTCTCTTTCcaagaaaaatgatgaagTTGGATTATATATTGCTGATCAATCCAACATTTGTCcggtaaattatattttttaatataaaagaattcctaaaatacaatataaaagaaaatggtatATTTCACTAGGTACTAGCTACAGGTTTGAGTGGTCTTTACTCTTTATTACCTCGAAAACTTAATATCGAAACAGATGATTGGCATCGTTTAACACCTGATGATGTTAATGATATACCAGCACTTATACAACTTATGAATTCTTTGGAGTTTTGTAATGCTGTTGCACAAATTGCTCATCCTATGGTTCAAAAACAATtacttgaatttttatatcatggATTTCTGGTACCTGTAATGGGACCTGCTTTATTACAGGTAAGTATAAGAATTTTAAGcacaataaatttatattttatgatttagCACATAACTTATGTCTGATAAAGAAAGGTATTCATTTTATAGAAGCAGTGCactttgtaatattataaaacattaaattaatttttgtagaACTAAATTATTgtgatacaaaaaaataaatgaaatttaacaaTTCAATagttttttaacatttttaattgtttttcttattaaaaattatttgtattacattatttgtagttttttcttattttattttatttattattatacctaCGCATATGTTCACATGCAAAAtacatagaattttttatttgattaatcaAAGCACATGCTatttaaaacatattaaaacTGATAAAAGTTTATCACTAGTTTTTAATAATGCATATTAAGTAGTGAACAATTGAACACTTACAAACTTAgttctaaattatttctatgataatttatgtttttgcataaaataattaaagaaatactatatttaataacatatgCAATTAAGGAAATTTCAccgaattatatattataaatatataagtaaattaaattaattttgtaatacatagaaataataagtatatgcATATTATCTATGTCTAGCACTgcttaatattttgtatattctttattatggTGTTGGTACTGCTAAAACTCAATTTTCATGCTAATAAAGCATAAGTCATTGATGTTGTCTTTTATGATTGTTGGTGGCTATCTGGTGATACGCTCATGGTGCTCCTAGGATTCTCTTGGCTTGACTCTAGAACAACTAGATGCACCAGAGCACCGGGTtagtacaaaatatatttttgggTACATAGAGATAGTATCTcagtcaagaaaaaaaattttgatatgaTAATTTGCTTTCAAagttatcaatttaaaaaaaaaaaagttaaattacatttctcttaaaacttaatattttttactgaaATACTGTCTTCGCTAAGATCTTACTACAAAATCTTTTAACTTATGAACTACATATGTAATTTAGTAGGACAAAATattgatcaataattttatagaataaaaaaaaagaataaaactctGTTtcactttataaatattttctcctaCATTATATATGACATTACTATAACATCATATAACATATgatgttaaataaatgaatgtagTTTATGAGAAACAATATAAATGTGTTCATTTATGCTTACAATATTGTTTAAccatcttttaattttatttcagctttatttattaaaccgcttttttgtaatttatattttcatgcTATGTgctttttgtaaatttatgcTTCATAAGGTATCTTAAGTAAATGGTACTGGTTTCTCtcaacaattaaattttaatatttactcattttattttattttttagcaaAGTATTTTAAGTTAATTACTCAAgccatttaattattttctttaacagaatgctaatataaaacttttgtatttatatctgAGTACCCTTCTTTTATCACATAAAgcaaatatgtatttacatttttttttaaagttaccAGATTTAACAATAGCACTaactaattttataatacataagatagcaacttctttaattttgttactcttcaaacaattaataataagattgtcaaaattataattttttttactgtgacatttgtaaaaattaataatttgagtgttttttaatattttaataatctggtaattttgtataatttttctttgtaatatttgtagACAACTGTGGATGAATTAGTAGCAGCTACTGCTTACTTTGATTTGTTTCTTCGATCCGTAACAGAACCGGGTTTACTGAGATCACTAGTTAGATTTTTACTTGAAGATAACTATGACGAATGTAGGATATTGGACAGTCTTATACAGAGAATATCTTCTAGATCAAgggtacatatattttattatattctttacaaagaagatttaatataattatatttttgtattgtaatattgtatatatttaaacgtttttctcttttttatagttATGTATTGTAACTTTGGCATTGTTTGAAACCTTGATTAACTTAAACTGTGAAGATGTAATGTTGGAGCTATGTTTAGGGGCATTGACCCCTTGTTCTCATGTAATGTTATCTCAGCGTCGAAGATTGAAAGATATAGATCCTTTTGGACGTGGTGCCGAAAAATTTTTAGCTTTGATACCAAATTGTTGTTCTCCATTTTCTCCTTTGGCATCATCACCTAC carries:
- the LOC122627700 gene encoding prohormone-2-like isoform X1; this translates as MDIKMLNSWACLLILCTLIALSVSLPTSLKGDTKKTDQITRTKPKRAQETLMFGNQQNRQPENRGNPYISSAEKRALNVAGLDALKASLTKENKFPNPKSPRNSLDEREVYNPYDKNYEYGKVIVTEEGDEMPHVWDVAPYSRYYMSDDRRKRSEKSIPSIRTTTISPTSTGYHMAYQTQNSPIQAKKSIPIYAEPRYKREVDIHPEPAWTLLSMWENGHRNRYANEEYDNEEDTDPMEEEDPRNALAWMNVPGYSSYRYGTDTLSPSDIGIVHTHPSGYYEQYENQYGQQLDNGAHPYANQYGTLYSQDSYYPTERKYMVAKKRAPSLTYSFQSYDPYVNIVPLQMGIQPRGYPPYPHHMVY
- the LOC122627700 gene encoding prohormone-2-like isoform X3, with the translated sequence MDIKMLNSWACLLILCTLIALSVSLPTSLKGDTKKTDQITRTKPKRAQETLMFGNQQNRQPENRGNPYISSAEKRALNVAGLDALKASLTKENKFPNPKSPRNSLDEREVYNPYDKNYEYGKVIVTEEGDEMPHVWDVAPYSRYYMSDDRRKRSEKSIPSIRTTTISPTSTGYHMAYQTQNSPIQAKKRYANEEYDNEEDTDPMEEEDPRNALAWMNVPGYSSYRYGTDTLSPSDIGIVHTHPSGYYEQYENQYGQQLDNGAHPYANQYGTLYSQDSYYPTERKYMVAKKRAPSLTYSFQSYDPYVNIVPLQMGIQPRGYPPYPHHMVY
- the LOC122627700 gene encoding prohormone-2-like isoform X2, yielding MDIKMLNSWACLLILCTLIALSVSLPTSLKGDTKKTDQITRTKPKRAQETLMFGNQQNRQPENRGNPYISSAEKRALNVAGLDALKASLTKENKFPNPKSPRNSLDEREVYNPYDKNYEYGKVIVTEEGDEMPHVWDVAPYSRYYMSDDRRKRSEKSIPSIRTTTISPTSTGYHMAYQTQNSPIQAKKSIPIYAEPRYKREVDIHPEPAWTLLSMWENGHRNRYANEEYDNEEDTDPMEEEDPRNALAWMNVPGYSSYRYGTDTLSPSDIGIVHTHPSGYYEQYENQYGQQLDNGAHPYANQYGTLYSQDSYYPTERKYMVAKKRAPSYDPYVNIVPLQMGIQPRGYPPYPHHMVY